A single Paratractidigestivibacter faecalis DNA region contains:
- a CDS encoding MBL fold metallo-hydrolase: MAKLISARPIAEGVWQLTDPFENRAYVVAGRERALLVDTMAGFGDVVAQASELAGGLPVSVALTHRHCDHVGGSFGAGEVLMSAADDVEAAWEESERGARLFAEVARREGMVPDGEKCAVERGGRPRVSHVGEGDALDLGGRTVDVVELAGHTVGSVGYLVRDAGLLLSGDAVTPVMCLCFAESLTLDAWRQTLAKMAGLDFREFWTGHHGVPFGKDSLEGFAAAADFAEDDRGHEWHHSIVPGWEGTIHLVPNGVWSPDSPDFRAVITRGLPPARPRRGRPSQRLAARS; encoded by the coding sequence ATGGCCAAGCTCATCTCCGCAAGACCCATCGCCGAGGGCGTCTGGCAGCTGACCGACCCCTTCGAGAACCGCGCCTACGTGGTGGCCGGCCGCGAGCGCGCCCTGCTGGTGGACACCATGGCCGGCTTTGGCGACGTAGTGGCGCAGGCGTCGGAGCTTGCCGGCGGCCTGCCGGTCAGCGTGGCCCTCACGCACCGCCACTGCGACCATGTGGGCGGCTCCTTTGGCGCAGGCGAGGTGCTGATGTCTGCCGCAGACGACGTCGAGGCCGCCTGGGAGGAGTCCGAGCGCGGCGCCCGCCTCTTTGCCGAGGTGGCCCGCCGGGAGGGCATGGTGCCTGACGGCGAGAAGTGCGCCGTGGAGCGCGGCGGCCGTCCGCGCGTGAGCCACGTGGGGGAGGGCGACGCGCTGGACCTGGGCGGCCGAACGGTGGACGTGGTGGAGCTTGCCGGCCACACGGTGGGCAGCGTGGGCTACCTCGTGCGCGACGCCGGGCTCCTGCTCTCCGGCGACGCCGTGACGCCCGTGATGTGCCTCTGCTTTGCGGAGAGCCTCACGCTGGACGCGTGGAGGCAGACGCTCGCCAAGATGGCGGGTCTCGACTTCCGCGAGTTCTGGACGGGCCACCACGGCGTGCCGTTTGGCAAGGACAGCCTGGAGGGCTTTGCCGCAGCCGCCGACTTTGCCGAGGACGACCGCGGCCACGAGTGGCACCACAGCATCGTGCCGGGCTGGGAGGGCACCATCCACCTCGTGCCCAACGGCGTCTGGAGCCCGGACTCGCCCGACTTCCGCGCCGTCATCACCCGCGGCCTGCCGCCCGCACGTCCCCGCAGGGGGAGGCCGTCGCAACGCCTAGCGGCGCGTAGCTGA
- a CDS encoding M18 family aminopeptidase, producing the protein MTDQSAAQGLLDFVRACPSMFHTAAAISRRLDEAGFTYLPEGEAWRMEPGGRYYTSRNNSSVIALKVGADLDSYHFQLAAAHGDSPCFKVKAVPELAGPGEYLRLDVEAYGGMIDHTWLDRPLGVAGRALVREGDRVESCLFATDRDVAIIPSVAIHLNREGGRNPELNRVVDLCALFSAGDFGEGAFDQMVADELGVEPGQVLARDAFLCNRQEPVAWGGAAGAPEFVSAPKLDDLGCAYVALEAFLSAENPHDVGVYACFDNEEVGSNTKQGAMSTFLHDVLARANAALGKTPEDYLRAVAGSLLVSCDNAHACHPNHAEKHDEANRCWLNRGLVIKEAANQHYCTDAFSRAALVAVLQDAGVPFQTFANRSDMAGGGTLGNLSNTQVSLHGVDVGLPQLAMHSSFETAGARDVSLGIAALKAFYARDLRITGADSVTLA; encoded by the coding sequence ATGACAGACCAGAGCGCAGCCCAGGGCCTTTTGGACTTCGTCCGCGCATGCCCTTCCATGTTCCACACTGCCGCCGCCATCAGCCGTAGGCTCGACGAGGCCGGCTTCACCTACCTTCCCGAGGGCGAGGCCTGGCGCATGGAGCCGGGCGGCCGCTACTACACCAGCCGCAACAACTCCAGTGTCATAGCGCTCAAGGTGGGCGCAGACCTTGACTCCTACCACTTCCAGCTGGCCGCCGCCCACGGTGACTCTCCCTGCTTCAAGGTCAAGGCGGTGCCCGAGCTGGCCGGCCCCGGCGAGTACCTGCGCCTTGACGTGGAGGCCTACGGCGGCATGATTGACCACACCTGGCTCGACCGCCCGCTCGGCGTGGCCGGGCGCGCCCTCGTGCGCGAGGGCGACCGCGTGGAGAGCTGCCTGTTTGCCACGGACCGCGACGTGGCCATCATCCCGAGCGTGGCCATCCACCTCAACCGCGAGGGTGGCCGCAACCCCGAGCTCAACCGGGTCGTTGACCTCTGCGCGCTCTTCTCGGCGGGAGACTTCGGCGAGGGCGCCTTCGACCAGATGGTCGCCGACGAGCTGGGCGTGGAGCCCGGGCAGGTGCTGGCCCGCGACGCCTTCCTCTGCAACCGCCAGGAGCCCGTGGCCTGGGGCGGGGCGGCCGGCGCCCCGGAGTTTGTGAGCGCGCCCAAGCTGGACGACCTGGGCTGCGCCTACGTGGCCCTGGAGGCGTTCCTCTCTGCCGAGAACCCCCACGACGTCGGCGTCTACGCGTGCTTTGACAACGAGGAGGTGGGCTCCAACACCAAGCAGGGCGCCATGTCCACCTTCCTGCACGACGTCCTCGCGCGCGCCAACGCCGCCCTGGGCAAGACGCCCGAGGACTACCTGCGCGCCGTTGCCGGCTCCCTGCTTGTGAGTTGCGACAACGCCCACGCCTGCCACCCCAACCACGCCGAGAAGCACGACGAGGCAAACCGCTGCTGGCTCAACCGCGGCCTCGTCATCAAGGAGGCCGCCAACCAGCACTACTGCACGGACGCCTTCAGCCGCGCGGCGCTGGTGGCCGTGCTCCAGGACGCCGGTGTGCCGTTCCAGACCTTTGCCAACAGGAGCGACATGGCCGGCGGCGGCACCCTGGGCAACCTCTCAAACACGCAGGTGTCCCTGCACGGCGTGGACGTGGGCCTGCCCCAGCTGGCAATGCACTCCAGCTTCGAGACCGCCGGCGCCCGCGACGTCAGCCTCGGCATCGCCGCCCTCAAGGCCTTCTATGCGCGCGACCTGCGCATCACCGGCGCGGACTCCGTCACCTTGGCGTGA
- a CDS encoding 3'-5' exonuclease, with amino-acid sequence MDLSQAIECASAFVFPGFLADDASLAAERSKNEEALAVLRDAWSSAEPDHEPFGYDLIMSLADRNRDVCDRYGIGRLRDASSPNLARKLSEADLVRACATLQHRPVEQVAALAGQGAADLNVAYVDAPVSGMVMGIDIETTDRDPARGYIINVGLEFMTIEPDAKPHDAHAAYFGLPQMYEQKGVPLADIHKIQWSDVEGKQPFRENKAIQKAILTAMCAYPYMAHNAAFEDSWFMLHVDGYAEARRAGRVLPIDTRDICRRIDPEVRTLPRDSRPASLENWARRRGTLAAGESERHLGLDDVDLMLATVLAEFSERNMLE; translated from the coding sequence ATGGATCTGAGCCAGGCAATAGAGTGCGCGAGCGCCTTCGTCTTCCCGGGGTTTCTCGCCGACGACGCCTCGCTCGCCGCGGAGCGCTCCAAGAACGAGGAGGCCCTGGCCGTCCTGCGCGACGCCTGGTCGTCTGCCGAGCCCGACCATGAGCCCTTTGGCTACGACCTCATCATGTCCCTGGCGGACCGCAACCGCGACGTCTGCGACCGCTACGGCATAGGGCGCCTGCGCGACGCCAGCAGCCCCAACCTGGCGCGCAAGCTCTCCGAGGCGGACCTCGTGCGGGCCTGCGCCACGCTGCAGCACCGCCCCGTCGAGCAGGTCGCGGCCCTTGCCGGCCAGGGCGCCGCCGACCTCAACGTGGCCTACGTGGACGCACCTGTCTCGGGCATGGTCATGGGCATAGACATCGAGACCACCGACCGTGACCCGGCGCGCGGCTACATCATCAACGTGGGCCTCGAGTTCATGACCATCGAGCCCGACGCCAAGCCGCACGACGCGCACGCGGCCTACTTCGGCCTGCCGCAGATGTACGAGCAGAAGGGCGTGCCGCTGGCTGACATCCACAAGATTCAGTGGTCCGACGTGGAGGGCAAGCAGCCCTTCCGCGAAAACAAGGCCATCCAGAAGGCGATTCTTACCGCCATGTGCGCCTACCCCTACATGGCCCACAACGCCGCCTTCGAGGACTCCTGGTTCATGCTGCACGTCGACGGCTACGCCGAGGCCCGCCGCGCCGGCCGCGTGCTGCCCATAGACACGCGCGACATCTGCCGCCGCATTGACCCCGAGGTCCGCACCCTCCCGCGCGACTCCCGTCCCGCCTCGCTGGAGAACTGGGCCCGCCGCCGCGGCACGCTTGCCGCCGGGGAGTCCGAGCGCCACCTGGGCCTGGACGACGTGGACCTCATGCTCGCCACCGTCCTGGCGGAGTTCTCCGAGCGCAACATGCTGGAGTAG
- a CDS encoding nitroreductase family protein: protein MDSKVGRAVNEVIDAMVERRSCRSFKADMPSEEQLDAVVKAGLYAASGMGRQSAIILKVTDRALRDRLSALNAQVMGAPEGTDPFYGAPAVLVVLAARDVPTHVYDGSLAMGNMLLAADSLGLGSIWIHRAREVFGSEEGRAILAQLGVEGDYEGIGHCAVGFWEGQKPEPPARREGRVFSA, encoded by the coding sequence ATGGACAGCAAGGTCGGAAGGGCCGTCAACGAGGTCATCGATGCCATGGTCGAGCGCAGGAGCTGCCGCTCGTTCAAGGCCGACATGCCCTCCGAGGAGCAGCTGGACGCAGTCGTGAAGGCGGGCCTCTACGCCGCGAGCGGCATGGGGCGTCAGAGCGCCATCATCCTCAAGGTCACCGACCGTGCGCTGCGCGACCGCCTCTCTGCCCTGAACGCCCAGGTCATGGGCGCCCCCGAGGGCACCGACCCCTTCTATGGCGCGCCCGCCGTGCTGGTGGTCCTGGCCGCGCGCGACGTGCCCACCCACGTCTACGACGGCTCGCTCGCTATGGGCAACATGCTGCTGGCCGCCGATTCCCTGGGCCTGGGCAGCATCTGGATCCACCGCGCCCGCGAGGTCTTTGGCTCCGAGGAGGGCCGCGCCATCCTGGCCCAGCTGGGCGTCGAGGGCGACTACGAGGGCATCGGCCACTGCGCCGTCGGCTTCTGGGAGGGTCAGAAGCCCGAGCCGCCGGCCCGTCGCGAGGGTCGCGTCTTCTCCGCGTAG
- a CDS encoding MATE family efflux transporter, with amino-acid sequence MAGRGRAGSLDVTEGVIWRQLLLLCVPVFFSSFFQEAYSLVNTFVVGQYAGKAALGGIQATAPLVDLAVGFSVGMGTGFAVVCSQYFGARDEERLSASVHTAMTIALVGGLAVSVLGSLLAEPILSLMGTPADLMAESLAFVRIYFGAMVFSIVYNTGSAVQRSVGDTRSPSIIVASTCVVNIVLDLVLVAGMHMEAAGAGLATALSLVWGCALTLARLTHVDGPWRLDLRRLRIDPGICRVMLRCGLPLGLQSSCYSVSNIITQATINSFGSTVVTAFGLCGRIDAIIWMASEALGVAVTTFSAQNFGARNYERMRRGLRCALCLTALVVGTLSVVLMANVLGIAGFFVNDPEIAALTAQVMWYIGPFYVVYSLYDNIAGTIRGAGESLRPMIIVLTGSCLLRVVWQLAVVPLNHTLHMALLSYPITWATTGVAFILYYRLGHWMDHAREHKEANLAA; translated from the coding sequence ATGGCGGGACGAGGTAGGGCGGGGTCGCTGGACGTGACGGAGGGGGTCATCTGGCGGCAGCTCCTGCTGCTGTGCGTGCCGGTGTTCTTCTCGTCGTTCTTCCAGGAGGCGTACTCGCTGGTCAACACCTTCGTGGTGGGGCAGTACGCTGGAAAGGCGGCCCTGGGCGGCATCCAGGCCACCGCGCCGCTGGTGGACCTCGCCGTGGGCTTCTCCGTGGGCATGGGAACGGGCTTTGCCGTGGTGTGCAGCCAGTACTTTGGAGCGCGCGACGAGGAGCGCCTCTCGGCCTCCGTCCACACCGCCATGACCATCGCGCTGGTGGGAGGCCTTGCCGTCTCGGTCCTGGGGAGCCTTCTTGCCGAGCCCATCCTCTCGCTCATGGGCACGCCCGCCGACCTCATGGCCGAGTCGCTCGCCTTCGTGCGGATCTACTTTGGCGCCATGGTCTTCTCCATCGTCTACAACACGGGCTCCGCCGTGCAGCGCTCCGTGGGGGACACCCGATCGCCCTCCATCATCGTCGCCTCCACCTGCGTGGTGAACATCGTGCTTGACCTGGTGCTCGTTGCCGGGATGCACATGGAGGCGGCGGGCGCCGGCCTGGCCACGGCGCTCTCGCTCGTCTGGGGCTGCGCCCTCACGCTGGCGCGCCTCACACACGTGGACGGTCCCTGGCGCCTTGACCTGCGCAGGCTTCGCATAGACCCTGGCATCTGCCGCGTCATGCTGCGCTGCGGCCTTCCGCTGGGCCTGCAGTCGTCCTGCTACTCGGTCTCCAACATCATCACGCAGGCCACCATCAACTCCTTCGGCTCCACGGTGGTGACTGCCTTTGGCCTGTGCGGGCGCATCGACGCCATCATCTGGATGGCCTCCGAGGCCCTGGGCGTGGCCGTGACCACGTTCTCGGCCCAGAACTTCGGCGCGCGCAACTACGAGCGCATGCGCCGGGGCCTCAGGTGCGCCCTCTGCCTGACCGCGCTGGTGGTGGGCACGCTCTCCGTGGTGCTCATGGCCAACGTGCTCGGCATCGCCGGCTTCTTTGTGAACGACCCTGAGATTGCGGCGCTGACTGCCCAGGTCATGTGGTACATCGGGCCCTTCTACGTTGTCTACTCGCTCTACGACAACATCGCCGGCACCATCCGCGGCGCCGGCGAGAGCCTGCGGCCCATGATCATCGTGCTCACGGGGTCGTGCCTGCTGCGCGTGGTCTGGCAGCTGGCCGTAGTGCCGCTCAACCACACGCTGCACATGGCGCTGCTGAGCTACCCCATCACGTGGGCAACCACGGGCGTGGCGTTCATCCTGTACTACCGCCTCGGGCACTGGATGGACCACGCGAGGGAGCACAAGGAGGCCAACCTGGCGGCCTAG